One genomic region from Rhizomicrobium palustre encodes:
- a CDS encoding PilZ domain-containing protein → MSAQAPVANSETDSVVARAKADRRRFRRVRVDLPGKLFIPATAQEYSCTVVDLSPGGASIACDVELMADTQIVLYANTFGRFEGLVVRKDGPRFGVRFLSTALKRERTAEQLTLYMNRSLLAEADLRRDDRTPTKGLTRFVRHDGQIVSCEVLDLSMSGISVKTDARPAVGEFILIGQLAGRVARHHENGIGIEFVGTANNSAERLRDKIAIAR, encoded by the coding sequence GTGTCCGCCCAGGCACCGGTAGCAAATTCCGAGACGGATTCCGTTGTGGCCCGCGCCAAAGCGGACCGGCGGCGCTTTAGGCGCGTGCGGGTGGATTTGCCGGGAAAACTCTTCATTCCGGCGACTGCCCAGGAATATTCCTGCACCGTGGTTGACCTTTCCCCGGGCGGGGCCAGCATCGCCTGCGACGTCGAGCTGATGGCCGACACCCAGATCGTGCTCTACGCCAATACCTTCGGCCGCTTCGAGGGGCTGGTGGTGCGCAAGGACGGGCCGCGTTTCGGGGTGCGGTTTCTCTCCACCGCCTTGAAGCGGGAGCGCACTGCCGAGCAGCTCACGCTCTATATGAACCGCTCGCTCCTGGCCGAGGCGGATTTGCGCCGTGACGACCGCACCCCGACCAAGGGGCTGACCCGGTTCGTCCGTCATGACGGCCAGATTGTATCCTGCGAAGTGCTCGACCTTTCCATGAGCGGGATTTCGGTGAAGACCGACGCCCGCCCCGCCGTGGGCGAGTTCATTCTGATCGGTCAGCTTGCCGGTCGGGTGGCGCGCCATCATGAGAACGGCATCGGCATCGAATTCGTCGGCACCGCCAACAACAGCGCAGAACGGCTGCGCGACAAGATCGCGATCGCCCGTTAA
- a CDS encoding MmcQ/YjbR family DNA-binding protein, with protein sequence MRYAEIERFCLSLPATSSVVQWGGVHVFKVGGKMFALLSPMEERPQTLAFKVSDDSFHILTQQDGIAPAPYLAKSHWIQLDKLDLMGAKELKAYLTRAHGLIAAGLSKKKRAELGLAL encoded by the coding sequence ATGCGTTATGCCGAGATCGAACGCTTCTGCCTTTCCTTGCCGGCCACGAGTTCGGTGGTGCAATGGGGCGGCGTGCATGTGTTCAAGGTTGGCGGCAAAATGTTTGCCCTGCTTTCGCCGATGGAAGAACGCCCGCAAACGCTCGCCTTCAAGGTCAGCGATGACAGCTTTCATATCCTGACGCAGCAAGATGGCATCGCGCCTGCGCCCTATCTGGCCAAATCGCACTGGATACAGCTCGACAAGCTGGACCTCATGGGGGCTAAGGAGCTGAAGGCCTATCTCACCCGCGCGCATGGCCTGATCGCGGCCGGGCTCTCCAAGAAGAAACGAGCGGAGTTGGGCCTCGCGCTTTAA
- a CDS encoding YkvA family protein yields MANALSANEKTVTTGFWKKLLKVAGHIPFAEDLAAAYYCAFDPETPSRVRGMLLAALAYFVVPFDAIPDFIAGLGYTDDAAVLAGVIALVARHIRSEHRQKARAALGLPPLAE; encoded by the coding sequence ATGGCAAACGCGCTCTCCGCAAACGAGAAAACCGTTACAACCGGCTTCTGGAAGAAGCTGCTCAAAGTCGCCGGGCATATTCCCTTCGCTGAAGATCTGGCCGCAGCCTATTACTGTGCCTTCGACCCCGAAACGCCTTCGCGGGTACGCGGCATGCTCTTGGCGGCGCTCGCCTATTTCGTAGTCCCTTTCGACGCCATTCCCGATTTCATCGCCGGGCTCGGCTATACCGACGACGCCGCCGTGCTGGCGGGCGTGATTGCACTGGTCGCACGCCATATCCGTTCCGAGCACCGCCAGAAGGCACGCGCCGCGCTCGGCCTGCCGCCCCTGGCGGAGTGA